In one Parageobacillus genomosp. 1 genomic region, the following are encoded:
- the hisD gene encoding histidinol dehydrogenase: MKIERVTNRVSLRRTIESGTEEQRRAVLEIIADVRARGDEALKSYTEKFDGVRLDSLCVTNEEIERAYQNVSAEVLRIIQEAAENIRDYHERQKRESWIMTKEDGTMLGQKITPLDAVGLYVPGGTAAYPSSVLMNVVPAQVAGVKRIVIVSPPNKDGTLPAGVLVAANELGVKEIYKVGGAQAIAALAYGTETIRPVDKIFGPGNIYVALAKREVFGQVAIDMIAGPSEIVVLADETANANEIAADLLSQAEHDERASAILVTPSMKLALAVASAVEKQLETLPRKAIAAASLENYGAIYVTETLAEAVEVVNELAPEHLEVMTAEPMQLLGQIRHAGAIFLGRFSSEPVGDYFAGPNHVLPTNGTARFSSGLSVDEFVKKSSIIVYSETALKQNAEKIAAFARLEGLEAHARAVEERFKK, from the coding sequence GTGAAAATCGAACGAGTGACAAACCGTGTATCATTGCGTCGTACGATTGAATCGGGAACGGAAGAACAGCGCCGTGCGGTTCTGGAGATTATTGCCGATGTGCGCGCTCGCGGTGATGAAGCGCTAAAAAGTTATACGGAAAAATTCGATGGCGTCCGCCTTGATTCGCTGTGCGTGACAAACGAAGAAATAGAAAGAGCGTATCAGAACGTAAGCGCAGAAGTGCTTCGGATCATCCAAGAGGCGGCGGAAAACATTCGCGATTATCATGAACGGCAAAAGAGAGAGTCATGGATCATGACAAAAGAAGACGGCACGATGCTCGGTCAGAAAATAACGCCGCTTGATGCGGTTGGACTGTATGTTCCAGGAGGAACAGCCGCCTACCCGTCATCGGTGCTCATGAACGTCGTTCCTGCTCAAGTGGCAGGGGTGAAGCGAATTGTGATCGTATCCCCGCCAAATAAAGACGGAACGCTTCCGGCCGGCGTGTTAGTGGCGGCGAACGAATTAGGAGTGAAAGAAATATATAAAGTCGGCGGTGCGCAGGCGATTGCCGCGCTTGCGTACGGAACGGAGACGATTCGTCCCGTCGATAAAATTTTCGGCCCAGGAAACATTTATGTGGCGCTCGCGAAACGCGAAGTGTTCGGGCAAGTGGCGATTGACATGATTGCTGGACCGAGCGAAATCGTTGTGTTGGCCGATGAAACGGCAAACGCGAACGAAATTGCCGCTGATTTGTTGTCACAAGCCGAGCACGATGAGCGCGCTTCCGCGATTCTCGTCACGCCATCAATGAAATTGGCGCTTGCCGTCGCCAGCGCGGTTGAAAAACAGCTCGAAACGCTGCCGCGCAAAGCGATTGCCGCTGCATCGCTCGAGAACTACGGGGCGATTTACGTCACAGAAACGCTTGCGGAAGCGGTGGAAGTCGTCAATGAATTGGCGCCGGAGCATTTGGAAGTGATGACGGCCGAACCGATGCAACTCCTTGGCCAAATTCGCCATGCGGGAGCGATTTTTTTAGGACGCTTCAGCTCGGAACCGGTCGGCGATTATTTCGCTGGCCCAAACCACGTGCTACCGACGAATGGTACGGCGCGGTTTTCGAGCGGATTAAGCGTGGATGAGTTTGTGAAAAAATCGAGCATCATTGTTTACAGCGAAACGGCGTTGAAACAAAACGCCGAAAAAATCGCGGCGTTTGCTAGACTCGAAGGGCTTGAAGCGCATGCGCGCGCCGTTGAGGAACGTTTTAAAAAATAA
- the hisB gene encoding imidazoleglycerol-phosphate dehydratase HisB: MERHASISRKTKETDIQLAFTIDGEGKAELHTGVPFLTHMLDLFTKHGQFNLTVTAKGDTEVDDHHTTEDIGICLGQALREALGDKKGIKRYGNAFVPMDEALAQVVVDLSNRPHFEFRGQFPSEKVGTFDVELVHEFLWKLALEARMNLHVIVHYGRNTHHMIEAVFKALGRALDEATMIDPRVKGVPSTKGML, translated from the coding sequence ATGGAAAGACATGCATCGATTTCACGGAAGACAAAGGAGACGGATATTCAACTGGCATTTACGATTGACGGGGAAGGAAAAGCGGAGCTTCATACGGGCGTGCCGTTTTTAACGCATATGCTCGATTTGTTTACAAAGCATGGCCAATTTAATTTAACGGTCACCGCCAAAGGCGATACCGAAGTGGATGACCACCATACGACCGAAGATATTGGGATTTGCCTCGGGCAGGCGCTGCGCGAGGCGCTTGGCGATAAAAAAGGGATCAAACGTTACGGAAACGCGTTTGTACCGATGGATGAGGCGCTTGCCCAAGTCGTCGTCGATTTAAGCAACCGTCCGCATTTTGAGTTTCGCGGACAGTTTCCAAGCGAAAAAGTCGGAACGTTTGATGTCGAGCTTGTGCATGAATTTTTATGGAAATTGGCGCTTGAAGCGCGCATGAATTTGCATGTCATCGTCCACTACGGCCGCAACACGCATCATATGATTGAAGCGGTGTTTAAAGCGCTAGGGCGCGCGCTTGATGAAGCGACGATGATCGACCCGCGCGTCAAAGGCGTTCCATCAACGAAAGGAATGTTGTAA
- the hisG gene encoding ATP phosphoribosyltransferase encodes MLTIAMPKGRIFDEALELLRKAGYTLPPEFAESRKLMIEVPEENMRFILAKPMDVVTYVEHGVADLGIAGKDVMMEEERDVYELLDLKISKCHLAVAGLPGVRMNQIAPRVATKYPNIASSYFREQGEQVEIIRLNGSIELAPLIGLADRIVDIVSTGRTLKENGLVELEKIADVTSRLIVNPVSYRMKDEAVDELVHRLSEVIPQ; translated from the coding sequence ATGCTGACGATTGCGATGCCGAAAGGGAGGATTTTCGACGAAGCGCTCGAACTGCTCCGGAAAGCAGGTTATACGCTTCCTCCGGAATTTGCCGAATCAAGAAAACTAATGATTGAAGTGCCGGAAGAAAACATGCGCTTTATTCTCGCCAAGCCGATGGACGTCGTCACCTATGTGGAACATGGGGTGGCCGATTTAGGCATTGCCGGCAAAGATGTCATGATGGAAGAAGAACGTGACGTATATGAGCTGCTAGATTTAAAGATTAGCAAATGCCATTTAGCGGTGGCTGGGCTGCCGGGTGTGCGCATGAATCAAATCGCGCCGCGCGTAGCGACGAAATACCCAAATATCGCCTCCAGCTATTTTCGCGAACAAGGCGAGCAAGTCGAAATTATTCGGTTGAATGGCTCCATTGAGCTTGCTCCGCTCATTGGGCTTGCCGATCGCATCGTCGATATAGTCTCAACCGGACGGACGCTGAAAGAAAACGGGCTGGTGGAATTGGAGAAAATCGCTGATGTCACATCGCGATTAATCGTCAATCCGGTCAGCTACCGCATGAAAGACGAAGCGGTTGATGAACTAGTTCATCGTTTATCCGAAGTCATTCCGCAATGA
- a CDS encoding DUF4304 domain-containing protein: MERKEFKKIVNDCLLANGFSKKGKYYYKESPEVICCLGLQKSNYSNCYYVNVGIVIKEINKGLELPRDVDGDIRCRFYFKVEGKEVDCLDLDRINESSVIVSSLEANISEIINPSLELEGLKELLKKKPVLLYQTTINAKQYLGIDE, translated from the coding sequence ATGGAAAGGAAAGAGTTTAAAAAGATTGTTAATGACTGTTTATTAGCAAACGGTTTCTCGAAAAAAGGCAAATATTATTATAAGGAAAGTCCTGAGGTAATATGTTGCCTTGGATTGCAGAAATCAAATTACTCTAATTGTTATTATGTAAATGTAGGTATAGTGATTAAGGAAATAAATAAAGGTCTAGAGCTTCCACGAGATGTTGACGGTGATATTAGATGTAGGTTCTATTTCAAAGTTGAAGGTAAGGAAGTTGACTGTCTTGACCTTGATAGAATAAATGAAAGTAGTGTTATTGTTTCATCATTAGAAGCGAACATTTCAGAAATAATAAATCCATCATTAGAACTCGAAGGTCTTAAAGAACTATTAAAGAAGAAACCCGTTCTCTTATACCAAACAACAATTAATGCGAAACAATATTTAGGTATAGATGAATAA
- a CDS encoding ATP phosphoribosyltransferase regulatory subunit, whose amino-acid sequence MTKKLFMFEKPLGMRDTLPFLYEIKKRVRQAMIREIETWGYELIETPTLEYYETVGAVSAIDDHQLFKLLDQQGHTLVLRPDMTAPIARLAASRLYKEGNPLRLAYNANVFRAQQREGGRPAEFEQIGVECIGDGTVAADAEVISVMIAALKQAGLQHFTVTIGHIGYVNALFLEIVGNEERASVLRRFLYEKNYVGYREHVKSLPLSSIDQKRLLQLLHLHGNDMTMEEAKELVHSEEGKRAVDELCELSNALQLYGVDDVVKIDMTLVSHMSYYTGILFEVYAEHVGFPIGNGGRYDELLEKFSRKAPATGFGIRVDRLIEALGESEEEAAIECIVFSQERFAEAIELARTKRREGKRVVLQHISGIRDIDAYSKRYKPITYLLGSKEKE is encoded by the coding sequence ATGACCAAAAAGTTGTTTATGTTCGAAAAACCGTTAGGCATGCGTGATACATTGCCGTTTTTATATGAAATAAAAAAACGTGTTCGCCAGGCGATGATTCGTGAAATTGAAACATGGGGATATGAATTGATCGAAACGCCGACATTGGAATATTACGAGACGGTCGGCGCCGTATCGGCGATTGACGACCATCAGCTGTTTAAACTGCTTGACCAGCAAGGCCATACCCTTGTCCTTCGTCCCGATATGACTGCTCCGATCGCAAGGCTCGCTGCTTCCCGTCTTTACAAGGAAGGCAATCCGCTCCGCCTTGCGTATAACGCCAACGTGTTCCGTGCCCAGCAGCGCGAAGGCGGGCGCCCGGCAGAGTTTGAACAAATCGGTGTTGAATGTATCGGGGACGGCACGGTCGCAGCGGATGCGGAAGTGATTAGTGTCATGATTGCGGCACTTAAGCAAGCCGGGCTGCAGCATTTCACGGTGACGATCGGTCATATCGGCTACGTCAACGCTTTGTTTTTAGAAATTGTAGGGAATGAAGAACGTGCCAGCGTATTGCGCCGCTTTTTATACGAGAAAAATTACGTTGGCTATCGGGAGCATGTGAAGTCTCTGCCGCTTTCTTCCATCGACCAAAAGCGCCTGCTTCAATTATTGCATTTACACGGCAACGACATGACGATGGAAGAAGCCAAGGAGCTTGTTCATAGCGAGGAAGGAAAGCGAGCGGTCGACGAGCTTTGCGAACTTTCGAACGCGCTTCAACTATATGGCGTTGATGATGTAGTGAAAATCGATATGACGCTTGTTAGCCATATGAGTTATTATACGGGCATTTTATTTGAAGTATATGCTGAACACGTTGGCTTCCCAATTGGAAATGGAGGCCGTTATGACGAGCTGTTGGAGAAATTTTCTCGGAAAGCCCCAGCGACCGGGTTTGGCATTCGCGTCGACCGATTAATCGAGGCGCTCGGGGAATCGGAAGAGGAGGCAGCGATCGAGTGCATCGTGTTTAGCCAAGAGCGGTTCGCCGAAGCGATTGAGCTTGCAAGAACAAAGCGGCGGGAAGGAAAGCGCGTGGTGCTTCAGCATATTTCTGGGATCCGTGATATTGATGCCTACAGCAAACGGTATAAGCCGATTACTTATTTGCTCGGCAGCAAGGAAAAGGAATGA